A single region of the Lotus japonicus ecotype B-129 chromosome 4, LjGifu_v1.2 genome encodes:
- the LOC130712644 gene encoding uncharacterized protein LOC130712644 has translation MRLNPEKCSFGIQGGKFLGFMITSRGIEINPDKCKAIQEMKSPSSVKEVQRLTGWIATLSRFLPHSGDKSAPFFKCLKKNAAFEWSSECEEAFKRLKEMLSAPPVLSKPAQGLPLHLYFSVNDHAISSVILQEVNREQKIVYFVSHTLQGAEIRCQICQGAWSVELSEYGLQYDKRGKVGAQTLADFVVELTPEDGEKSLRFQFKASNNQAEYEALIAGLKLAIEVQIDSLLVRADSLLVANQVNGEFEVKEPPLIKYLERVRLLMGRLQELVVEFVPRAQNQRADPLARLASTRKPGNNRSVIQETLANPSIEGELVASVDRQETWMDPIVDILAGEPSEVVKYSKEQRREVGHYTLLELAKSSEQAFTGLQ, from the exons ATGAGGCTCAATccggagaagtgttcttttggtatACAGGGTGGgaagtttttaggcttcatgattacgtcAAGAGGGATTGAGATCAATCCAGATAAGTGTAAAGCAATCCAAGAAATGAAAAGCCCCAGCAGTGTAAAAGAGGTGCAGCGCCTGACGGGATGGATTGCAACCCTGTCCAGGTTTCTCCCTCATTCGGGCGACAAGTCGGCCCCATTCTTCAAGTGCCTAAAGAAGAATGCGGCGTTTGAGTGGAGTTCAGAATGCGAAGAAGCCTTTAAACGCCTCAAAGAGATGTTGTCCGCGCCACCCGTGTTATCAAAACCTGCCCAAGGCCTCCCTttgcacttgtatttttctgTCAACGATCATGCAATCAGCTCTGTCATTCTTCAGGAGGTAAACAGAGAGCAAAAAATAGTTTACTTCGTAAGCCATACACTTCAAGGGGCGGAGATTag GTGCCAGATTTGTCAGGGAGCATGGTCagttgaattgtcagaatacGGTTTGCAATACGACAAAAGGGGGAAGGTCGGTGCGCAGACtttggctgattttgtggtggagttgacGCCGGAAGACGGTGAAAAG TCCCTCAGATTCCAGTTCAAAGCCAGCAAtaaccaggcagaatatgaggCCCTCATCGCCGGACTGAAGTTAGCAATTGAGGTACAGATTGACAGTTTGCTGGTTAGAGCAGACTCGTTGCTAGTGGCAAACCAGGTAAATGGGGAATTCGAGGTGAAGGAGCCGCCCTTGATAAAATATCTAGAGCGCGTACGACTGCTGATGGGTCGACTGCAAGAGCTGGTAGTTGAATTTGTGCCAAGGGCGCAGAACCAGAGGGCGGACCCTCTAGCGAGATTAGCCAGCACTCGAAAGCCTGGGAACAATCGAAGTGTGATCCAAGAGACGCTCGCCAATCCTAGCATCGAAGGAGAGTTGGTAGCCTCGGTTGACCGCCAAGAAACTTGGATGGACCCCATCGTAGACATCTTGGCGGGTGAGCCAAGCGAGGTGGTAAAATACTCGAAGGAACAAAGAAGAGAGGTAGGACACTACACTTTACTCGAGCTAGCAAAGTCCTCAGAGCAGGCTTTTACTGGCCTACAATAA